The following are encoded together in the Variovorax sp. PBS-H4 genome:
- the hutU gene encoding urocanate hydratase gives MNAPDKFVAKTATDPRHDPTRVIRAPRGSLLNCKSWLTEAPYRMLQNNLDPEVAERPQDLVVYGGIGRAARNWECFDQILASLKTLEDDETLLIQSGKPVGVFKTHPDAPRVLLANSNLVPKWATWEHFNELDRKGLFMYGQMTAGSWIYIGSQGIVQGTFETFVEAGRQHYDNDLAGRWFLTAGLGGMGGAQPLAATLAGAVSLNIECKQSSIDFRLRTRYVDKQAKDIDDAIALIRQHTAAREAVSIALLGNAAEILPELVKRAKDGGLKPDLVTDQTSAHDLINGYLPAGWSVEQWIDAQKDPSQHARLKAEAAKSCAVHVQAMLDFQAMGIPTVDYGNNIRQVAFDEGVKNAFDFPGFVPAYIRPLFCEGKGPFRWVALSGDPEDIYKTDAKIKELFPDNKHTHRWLDMARERISFQGLPARICWLGLGERHKAGLAFNEMVKSGELKGPIVIGRDHLDTGSVASPNRETEAMKDGTDAVSDWPLLNALLNTAGGATWVSLHHGGGVGMGYSQHSGVVIVCDGTDAAAKRIGRVLWNDPATGVMRHADAGYEQAVATAKKNALQLPMIK, from the coding sequence ATGAACGCTCCGGACAAGTTCGTTGCCAAGACCGCCACAGACCCCCGCCATGACCCGACGCGCGTGATCCGCGCGCCGCGCGGCAGCCTGCTCAACTGCAAGAGCTGGCTCACCGAGGCGCCCTACCGCATGCTGCAGAACAACCTCGACCCCGAGGTGGCCGAGCGCCCGCAGGACCTGGTCGTCTACGGCGGCATCGGCCGCGCCGCGCGCAACTGGGAATGCTTCGACCAGATCCTCGCCTCGCTCAAGACGCTCGAAGACGACGAGACCCTGCTGATCCAGTCAGGCAAGCCCGTCGGCGTTTTCAAGACCCATCCCGACGCCCCGCGGGTGCTGCTCGCCAACTCCAACCTGGTGCCCAAATGGGCGACCTGGGAGCACTTCAACGAGCTGGACCGCAAGGGCCTCTTCATGTACGGCCAGATGACCGCCGGCAGCTGGATCTACATCGGCAGCCAGGGCATCGTGCAGGGCACCTTCGAGACCTTCGTCGAGGCAGGGCGCCAGCATTACGACAACGACCTTGCAGGCAGGTGGTTCCTCACGGCCGGCCTCGGCGGCATGGGCGGCGCGCAGCCACTGGCCGCCACGCTGGCCGGCGCCGTTTCGCTCAACATCGAGTGCAAGCAGTCGAGCATCGACTTCCGCCTGCGCACGCGGTACGTCGACAAGCAGGCCAAGGACATCGACGATGCCATCGCGCTCATCCGGCAGCACACGGCGGCCAGGGAGGCCGTGTCGATCGCGCTGCTCGGCAATGCGGCCGAGATCCTGCCGGAACTGGTGAAGCGCGCCAAGGACGGCGGGCTGAAGCCCGACCTCGTCACCGACCAGACCTCCGCGCACGACCTGATCAACGGCTACCTGCCCGCCGGCTGGAGTGTCGAGCAATGGATCGACGCGCAGAAAGACCCGTCGCAGCACGCGCGCCTGAAAGCCGAGGCCGCGAAGTCCTGCGCCGTGCACGTGCAGGCGATGCTCGACTTCCAGGCCATGGGCATACCCACCGTCGACTACGGCAACAACATTCGCCAGGTCGCCTTCGACGAGGGCGTAAAGAACGCCTTCGACTTCCCCGGTTTCGTGCCCGCCTACATCCGCCCGCTCTTCTGCGAAGGCAAGGGCCCTTTCCGCTGGGTCGCGCTCTCGGGCGACCCGGAGGACATCTACAAGACCGACGCCAAGATCAAGGAGCTCTTCCCCGACAACAAGCACACCCACCGCTGGCTGGACATGGCGCGTGAGCGCATCTCGTTCCAGGGCCTGCCCGCGCGCATCTGCTGGCTCGGCCTGGGCGAGCGCCACAAGGCCGGTCTGGCCTTCAACGAAATGGTGAAGTCCGGCGAGCTCAAGGGCCCGATCGTCATCGGCCGCGACCATCTCGACACCGGCTCCGTCGCCAGCCCCAACCGCGAGACCGAGGCCATGAAGGACGGCACCGATGCCGTGTCCGACTGGCCCCTGCTCAACGCGCTGCTCAACACCGCGGGCGGCGCGACCTGGGTCAGCCTGCATCACGGCGGCGGCGTCGGCATGGGCTACTCGCAGCATTCGGGCGTGGTGATCGTGTGCGACGGCACCGACGCCGCGGCGAAGCGCATCGGGCGCGTGCTGTGGAACGACCCTGCGACCGGCGTCATGCGCCACGCCGACGCGGGCTACGAACAGGCCGTCGCGACGGCAAAGAAGAATGCCCTTCAACTCCCCATGATCAAGTGA
- a CDS encoding ornithine cyclodeaminase family protein codes for MSEIYLHYLNHLDVQALAMTDAEIVAAVEAGLLAQGRGETTIEPRMHLVPEKDYPGHFNVLRGYVRPLGVAGVKVVGDFYRNYEQGLPSELALLNLFDPKTGVPVAIIDASDITDMRTGAITAIGAKHLARKNSKILGHIGARGTSYWNVRLLHSIFHFDEIRVHSRRPESREKFAARLERDLGTKITITEDWESCVRGADIVVEASRLEKPTPMLKTEWIKKGACVIPYGTMSAVELSLTDIMDKMVMDDWGQAKAGPLGALRAHVDSGKLSEQTLHAELGQIVAGLKPGRESEDETNLFWHRGLSLSDIALGAAMLEKAKRMGLGQQLRFR; via the coding sequence ATGTCAGAGATCTACCTGCACTACCTGAACCACCTCGACGTCCAGGCGCTCGCCATGACCGACGCCGAGATCGTCGCCGCCGTCGAGGCCGGCCTGCTCGCGCAAGGGCGCGGCGAGACGACCATCGAGCCGCGCATGCACCTCGTGCCCGAGAAGGACTACCCCGGCCACTTCAATGTGCTGCGCGGCTACGTGCGGCCGCTCGGCGTGGCGGGCGTGAAGGTGGTGGGCGACTTCTACCGCAACTACGAGCAAGGCTTGCCTTCGGAACTTGCGTTGCTCAACCTCTTCGATCCGAAGACCGGCGTGCCGGTGGCCATCATTGACGCCTCCGACATCACCGACATGCGCACCGGCGCGATCACCGCCATCGGCGCCAAGCACCTCGCGCGCAAGAATTCGAAGATCCTCGGCCACATCGGTGCGCGCGGCACTTCGTACTGGAACGTGCGCCTGCTGCATTCGATCTTTCACTTCGACGAGATCCGCGTGCACTCGCGCCGGCCCGAGAGCCGAGAAAAGTTCGCCGCGCGGCTGGAGCGCGACCTTGGCACGAAGATCACCATCACCGAGGACTGGGAGTCCTGCGTGCGCGGCGCCGACATCGTGGTCGAGGCGTCGCGTCTGGAAAAGCCCACGCCCATGCTCAAGACCGAGTGGATCAAGAAGGGCGCTTGCGTCATTCCCTACGGCACCATGAGCGCGGTCGAGCTCTCGCTCACCGACATCATGGACAAGATGGTGATGGACGACTGGGGCCAGGCCAAGGCCGGCCCGCTGGGTGCGCTGCGCGCGCATGTCGACAGCGGCAAGCTCTCCGAGCAGACGCTGCACGCCGAGCTGGGCCAGATCGTCGCGGGGCTCAAGCCCGGGCGCGAGAGCGAGGACGAGACCAACCTCTTCTGGCACCGCGGCCTCTCGCTGTCGGACATCGCGCTCGGTGCGGCCATGCTCGAGAAGGCCAAGCGCATGGGGCTCGGCCAGCAGCTTCGCTTCCGTTGA
- a CDS encoding phosphate/phosphite/phosphonate ABC transporter substrate-binding protein — MARVANARMYSATASARADWKALFTWVLARAELGWEVIDYDAPAPLSALWARDDLGLAMMCGLPFSQRAPRPTLVAAPVPSPARYGSRPVYFTDIVVRADAPYQRLEDTFGGVVGYTLADSMSGGVALAHHLAPYRGARGARLYRKAVGNLIHARGVIEALAGGAIDVGPLDSYYHDLLRHNEPAFAQQVRIIASTEARPIPPLVATAGLQPDELARLRDALQASTKTPDLRAVSDRLLLAGFAVPDPADYDVLARIADSNLPTFEDL; from the coding sequence ATGGCCCGGGTCGCCAACGCGCGCATGTACTCGGCCACCGCCTCGGCGCGGGCCGACTGGAAGGCGCTCTTCACCTGGGTGCTCGCACGCGCGGAGCTCGGCTGGGAGGTGATCGACTACGACGCGCCTGCGCCGCTCTCCGCACTGTGGGCGCGCGACGACCTGGGCTTGGCAATGATGTGCGGGCTGCCCTTCTCGCAGCGCGCGCCGCGGCCCACCTTGGTCGCCGCGCCGGTGCCTTCGCCAGCGCGCTATGGCAGCCGGCCGGTGTACTTCACCGACATCGTCGTTCGCGCCGATGCGCCATACCAGCGCCTTGAAGACACCTTCGGCGGCGTAGTGGGCTACACGCTGGCCGACTCGATGTCGGGCGGCGTCGCCCTCGCGCACCACCTCGCGCCCTATCGCGGGGCGCGAGGAGCGCGTCTCTACCGCAAGGCCGTCGGCAACCTGATCCACGCGCGCGGCGTGATCGAGGCGCTGGCCGGCGGCGCCATCGACGTCGGGCCGCTCGACAGCTACTACCACGACCTGCTGCGGCACAACGAGCCCGCATTCGCGCAGCAGGTGCGCATCATCGCGAGCACCGAGGCGCGGCCCATCCCGCCGCTGGTCGCCACCGCCGGACTGCAGCCTGACGAACTCGCGCGGCTGCGCGATGCCCTGCAGGCCAGCACGAAGACGCCCGACCTTCGCGCCGTGTCGGACCGCTTGTTGCTTGCCGGCTTTGCCGTGCCCGATCCCGCGGACTACGACGTCCTCGCGCGGATCGCCGATTCCAACCTTCCCACCTTCGAGGACCTCTGA
- a CDS encoding tripartite tricarboxylate transporter substrate binding protein — protein sequence MIQRRLALLLPLLFASVVHAQTWPAKPVRLIVPFAPGGPADVLARVMGQELSDALGQPFIVENKVGAAGNIGVEQIAKAAPDGYTLGIVPVGNVAVNPSLFPSLPYKASELAPVAMLATVENVLAVNAEVPARSLKELLALAKQKPGTLSFASPGAGSQAHLAGELMALEADVKLIHVPYKGVGPAINDLVGGQVTMMFGSVSAVLPHVKSGKLRALGVASLKRSAAMPDLPTIAEQGLPNFEAVSWYALMAPAGTPAAVIDRLNAESTRSLARPAIKEKFAAQGLEPGSGKPQDLAATIRTETARWSEVIKKQNIKPE from the coding sequence ATGATCCAGCGTCGTCTTGCCCTTCTGTTGCCTCTTCTGTTCGCCTCCGTTGTCCATGCGCAGACGTGGCCCGCCAAACCGGTGCGCCTCATCGTGCCCTTCGCGCCTGGCGGCCCGGCCGATGTGCTGGCGCGCGTCATGGGGCAGGAGCTTTCCGACGCGCTTGGCCAGCCTTTCATCGTCGAGAACAAGGTGGGCGCGGCCGGCAACATCGGCGTCGAGCAGATCGCCAAGGCCGCACCCGATGGCTACACGCTGGGCATCGTCCCGGTGGGCAATGTCGCGGTCAATCCCAGCCTTTTTCCCTCGCTGCCCTACAAGGCCAGCGAGCTCGCGCCGGTCGCCATGCTGGCCACGGTGGAGAACGTGCTCGCTGTCAACGCCGAGGTGCCGGCTCGATCGCTCAAGGAACTGCTCGCACTGGCGAAGCAGAAGCCGGGCACCCTGAGCTTCGCCTCGCCCGGCGCCGGTAGCCAGGCCCACCTGGCCGGCGAACTGATGGCGCTGGAGGCGGACGTGAAGCTGATCCACGTGCCCTACAAAGGCGTCGGCCCGGCCATCAACGACCTGGTCGGCGGCCAGGTGACGATGATGTTCGGTTCGGTGTCGGCCGTGCTGCCGCACGTCAAGTCCGGCAAGTTGCGTGCACTTGGCGTCGCCAGCCTCAAGCGCTCCGCCGCCATGCCCGACTTGCCCACCATCGCGGAGCAGGGCCTGCCGAACTTCGAGGCCGTGTCGTGGTACGCACTGATGGCGCCCGCCGGCACGCCTGCCGCGGTTATCGACCGCCTCAATGCCGAGAGCACCCGCTCGCTGGCCAGGCCCGCGATCAAGGAGAAGTTCGCCGCCCAGGGCCTGGAGCCCGGCAGCGGCAAGCCGCAGGATCTCGCGGCCACCATCCGCACGGAAACCGCGCGCTGGTCCGAAGTGATCAAGAAACAGAACATCAAGCCTGAGTGA
- a CDS encoding HutD/Ves family protein, with protein sequence MALTHFSRRSLAATPWKNGGGTTQEIACWPAGAGLSDFGWRVSIATIAAVGPFSVFAGVDRSIMLLDGPGVVLRSRDGRIDHRLDVPHRPFAFAGGAQIDCVPLGAPSSDFNVMARCGQWQAELQVLEDAAAIDAAPHGVLLSLRGDWRLDDQGEVCREDEGRCWTDAPRAWLARPTGPDARLAVVRILPAGPRP encoded by the coding sequence ATGGCCCTCACGCATTTCTCGCGCCGCAGCCTGGCCGCAACGCCGTGGAAGAACGGCGGTGGCACCACGCAGGAGATCGCTTGCTGGCCGGCGGGCGCCGGGCTGTCCGACTTCGGCTGGCGCGTGAGCATCGCGACCATCGCGGCGGTGGGACCTTTCTCGGTCTTCGCGGGCGTGGACCGCAGCATCATGCTGTTGGACGGCCCCGGCGTTGTGCTGCGTTCCCGCGATGGCCGCATCGATCATCGGCTCGACGTGCCGCATCGGCCCTTTGCATTCGCGGGCGGTGCGCAGATCGACTGCGTGCCGCTGGGCGCGCCTTCGAGCGACTTCAACGTGATGGCGCGGTGCGGGCAATGGCAGGCCGAGCTGCAGGTGCTCGAAGATGCCGCCGCGATCGACGCGGCTCCCCATGGCGTTCTGCTGTCATTGCGCGGAGACTGGCGCCTGGATGACCAGGGGGAAGTCTGCCGCGAAGATGAGGGCCGGTGCTGGACCGATGCGCCGCGCGCGTGGCTGGCCAGGCCGACGGGGCCGGATGCACGCCTGGCCGTCGTGCGCATCCTGCCCGCCGGCCCGCGGCCTTGA